A window from Primulina huaijiensis isolate GDHJ02 chromosome 11, ASM1229523v2, whole genome shotgun sequence encodes these proteins:
- the LOC140987850 gene encoding 3-hydroxy-3-methylglutaryl-coenzyme A reductase-like has product MEARRRMIKGGLQQPEILGNDKDSEAVKATDALPLPMYLTNIVFFGLFFSVVYYLLLRWREKIRNSTPLHVVTLSEIAAIVTFIASFIYLLGFFGIGFVQSLLIPRASHDDILDEDDFDLRVLKDDSRAAPCGVADQCKISDPQLSPCSPVEDEEIIKSVVEGKTPSYSLESKLGDCRRAAAIRREALQRTTGKSLAGLPLEGFDYDAILGQCCEMPVGYVQIPVGIAGPLLLDGREYWVPMATTEGCLVASTNRGCKAIHASGGATAVLLRDAMTRAPVVRFGTAKRATELKFFLEDSHNFEDLSLVFNSSSRFARLQSIKCAIAGKNLYIRFSCSTGDAMGMNMVSKGVQNVMDFLRNDFPDMDVIGISGNYCSDKKPAAVNWIEGRGKSVVCEAIIKEEIVKKVLKTDVASLVELNMLKNLTGSAIAGALGGFNAHASNIVSAIYIATGQDPAQNIESSHCITMMEAVNDGRDLHISVTMPSIEVGTVGGGTQLGSQSACLNLLGVKGASKEAPGSNSRLLATIVAGAVLAGELSLMSAIAAGQLVKSHMKYNRSSKDVSQM; this is encoded by the exons ATGGAGGCTCGTCGGAGGATGATCAAGGGTGGCCTTCAGCAGCCGGAGATTCTTGGAAATGATAAAGATTCGGAGGCGGTGAAGGCCACCGATGCTCTTCCGCTTCCTATGTATCTGACCAACATTGTCTTCTTCGGTCTCTTTTTCTCCGTCGTTTATTATCTGCTTCTGCGGTGGAGAGAGAAGATCAGAAACTCCACGCCGCTCCATGTGGTAACCCTCTCCGAGATCGCGGCCATTGTCACGTTCATAGCCTCCTTCATTTATCTACTCGGGTTCTTCGGCATCGGCTTTGTGCAGTCCCTTCTCATTCCTCGCGCTTCCCACGACGACATTTTGGATGAGGACGATTTTGATCTCAGGGTGCTCAAGGATGATTCTCGTGCTGCTCCTTGTGGGGTGGCCGATCAATGCAAGATTAGTGATCCGCAATTGTCTCCTTGTTCGCCTGTGGAGGACGAGGAGATCATCAAGTCTGTGGTAGAGGGCAAGACCCCATCGTACTCTCTGGAATCAAAGCTGGGCGATTGCCGCCGAGCCGCTGCCATCCGCCGAGAAGCCCTGCAGCGCACCACTGGCAAATCCCTCGCGGGGCTGCCTCTCGAGGGCTTTGATTACGATGCCATACTTGGCCAGTGCTGCGAAATGCCTGTGGGTTACGTGCAGATCCCCGTTGGCATCGCAGGGCCGCTTTTGTTGGACGGAAGGGAGTACTGGGTTCCAATGGCCACAACGGAGGGTTGCCTGGTGGCCAGCACCAATAGGGGATGCAAGGCCATCCATGCCTCTGGTGGTGCCACCGCTGTACTTTTGAGGGATGCAATGACCAGGGCTCCTGTCGTTAGATTCGGCACCGCAAAACGGGCTACTGAGTTGAAGTTCTTCCTCGAGGATTCCCACAATTTCGAGGACTTGTCCCTTGTTTTCAATAGTTCCAGCCGATTTGCTAGGCTTCAGAGCATCAAGTGTGCAATTGCTGGCAAGAATCTGTACATCAGGTTCTCTTGCAGCACAGGGGATGCCATGGGGATGAACATGGTCTCCAAGGGAGTGCAGAACGTCATGGACTTCCTCAGAAACGACTTCCCAGACATGGATGTTATTGGCATCTCTG GAAACTACTGTTCCGACAAGAAACCGGCTGCAGTCAATTGGATCGAAGGCCGGGGCAAGTCAGTTGTTTGTGAAGCTATTATCAAGGAAGAGATAGTGAAGAAGGTTCTCAAGACCGACGTTGCTTCCTTGGTGGAGCTCAATATGCTAAAGAACCTCACTGGTTCTGCCATTGCTGGAGCTCTGGGTGGCTTCAACGCTCATGCCAGCAATATTGTGTCCGCTATTTACATCGCCACTGGCCAAGATCCTGCCCAAAATATCGAGAGTTCTCACTGCATCACCATGATGGAAGCAGTCAATGATGGAAGGGACCTTCATATCTCTGTTACCATGCCTTCTATTGAG GTTGGCACAGTCGGAGGTGGGACTCAATTGGGGTCTCAATCAGCCTGCCTGAACCTTCTTGGAGTAAAGGGAGCCAGTAAGGAGGCACCAGGATCAAACTCCAGGTTGCTAGCTACCATTGTGGCTGGTGCAGTTCTTGCGGGCGAGCTGTCTCTCATGTCGGCTATCGCTGCCGGGCAACTCGTCAAGAGCCATATGAAATACAACAGATCAAGTAAAGATGTGTCCCAGATGTAA